Proteins found in one Gymnogyps californianus isolate 813 unplaced genomic scaffold, ASM1813914v2 HiC_scaffold_83, whole genome shotgun sequence genomic segment:
- the LOC127029169 gene encoding LOW QUALITY PROTEIN: protocadherin gamma-B2-like (The sequence of the model RefSeq protein was modified relative to this genomic sequence to represent the inferred CDS: inserted 2 bases in 1 codon; deleted 2 bases in 1 codon) — protein sequence MAGRQRQSRRRAAGRVLLPALLLGLCCRAAPERIRYAIAEELGRGSLVGPLARDLGLSPAELPARKLRLSAEKHYFGVSGETGNLYVSERLDREELCGEAASCSVSFEALLQNPLNVFHVEVAIQDVNDNAPAFSKPALDFEIPELTLPGSRFPLEMARDADAGSNSLLTYELTSNPSFTLAXEGGPGGKQQPELVLESALDREQQSSFQLVLTAVDGGDPVRSGTVQVRVNVTDANDNAPVFSKSVYEARVRENVPAGSLVLRVRATDADAGSNGRVSYSFGNVADGVRALFGVDSDSGEVRTAGPLDFEEKSRYSFGLEARDGGGLTAHCEVQIDITDENDNAPEITVLSVSSPVPEDAPAGTVVAVVKVRDRDSGENGQVWCELSGEAPLSIVASSGGSYKVVTASALDREQAPEQRATVVARDRGSPALWSRAALVLEVSDVNDNAPVFEEAAYSAYVAENNAAGAPVLRVRARDADAGANGRVSYWLAGGSAGAAGAAPYVSVEARSGAVYAQRSFDYEECREFAVAVRAQDGGAPARSSTATVRVFVLDRNDNAPRVLWPAAGAGGAAAAPFEVVPRSAEAGYLVAKVVAVDADAGRNAWLSYELVQAPEPALFRVGLHSGEVRTARAVSARDAAKQRLVAVVKDHGQPALSATATLHVVLAESLQEALPELSERAAGGESPAELQFYVVLALALLSALFLLSVALAVLARVRRAGPPAVLRCLGAQRFSVAGGALPADFCEGTLPYSYNLCVAPGRAVAEAAWLPPPPPLPSLPAEELLGGEPCGKRSPSSSAGAGEPPADADAPQVCKPAQSLPLSLSEPQAEGGGLPGLPCSAWAATADPCFHEGMKQCCAVTLVAAGSAKRHFLRRQLSHE from the exons ATGgcgggcaggcagaggcagagccgCCGGCGAGCAGCCGGGCGAGTGCTGCTGCCCGCTTTGCTGCTGGGCTTGTGCTGCCGGGCGGCGCCGGAGCGGATCCGCTACGCCATCGCcgaggagctgggcagaggcTCGCTGGTGGGGCCGCTGGCGCGGGACCTGGGGCTGAGCCCGGCGGAGCTGCCGGCACGCAAGCTGCGGCTCAGCGCCGAGAAGCACTACTTCGGCGTGAGCGGGGAGACCGGGAACCTGTACGTGAGCGAGAGGCTGGACCGGGAGGAGCTGTGCGGCGAGGCGGCGTCCTGCTCCGTCAGCTTCGAGGCGCTGCTGCAGAACCCGCTCAACGTTTTCCACGTCGAGGTGGCCATCCAGGACGTcaacgacaacgcgccggccTTCAGCAAGCCTGCTCTGGACTTCGAGATCCCTGAGTTGACGCTTCCCGGTTCTCGTTTTCCGCTGGAGATGGCCCGAGACGCGGACGCGGGCAGCAACTCGCTGCTGACTTACGAGCTCACCAGCAACCCGTCCTTCACTCTGGC TGAAGGAGGGCCgggtggaaagcagcagccgGAATTAGTGCTGGAGAGCGCGTTGGACCGCGAGCAGCAGAGCTCCTTTCAGCTGGTGCTGACGGCGGTGGATGGCGGGGACCCCGTGAGGTCCGGGACCGTGCAGGTTCGCGTCAACGTGACGGACGCCAACGACAACGCGCCCGTGTTCAGTAAAAGCGTGTACGAGGCGCGAGTGCGGGAGAATGTGCCGGCGGGGTCGCTGGTGCTGCGGGTGCGGGCCACGGACGCGGACGCGGGCTCCAACGGGCGGGTCTCGTACTCCTTCGGCAACGTCGCGGACGGCGTCCGCGCCTTGTTCGGTGTCGACAGCGACAGCGGCGAGGTCAGGACGGCGGGGCCGCTCGATTTCGAGGAGAAGAGCAGATACAGCTTCGGGCTGGAGGCGAGGGACGGCGGCGGGCTCACGGCTCACTGCGAAGTGCAGATAGACATCACGGAcgagaacgacaacgcgccggagATCACGGTGTTGTCGGTGTCGAGCCCGGTGCCCGAGGACGCGCCGGCCGGCACGGTGGTGGCGGTGGTGAAAGTGCGGGACCGGGACTCCGGGGAGAACGGGCAGGTGTGGTGCGAGCTGTCGGGCGAGGCGCCGCTGTCGATCGTGGCGTCGTCGGGCGGCTCGTACAAGGTGGTGACGGCGAGCGCGCTGGACCGGGAGCAGGCGCCCGAGCAGCGGGCGACGGTGGTGGCCAGGGACCGGGGCAGCCCGGCGCTGTGGAGCCGCGCGGCGCTGGTGCTGGAGGTGtcggacgtgaacgacaacgcgccggtgTTCGAGGAGGCCGCCTACAGCGCCTACGTGGCGGAGAACAACGCGGCGGGCGCGCCGGTGCTGCGCGTGCGCGCGCGGGACGCGGACGCGGGCGCCAACGGGCGCGTGAGCTACTGGCTGGCGGGCGGCAGcgcgggcgcggcgggcgcggcgccgTACGTGTCGGTGgaggcgcggagcggcgcggtgTACGCGCAGCGCTCCTTCGACTACGAGGAGTGCCGCGAGTTCGCGGTGGCGGTGCGGGCGCAGGACGGCGGGGCGCCGGCGCGGAGCTCGACGGCGACGGTGCGCGTCTTCGTGCTGGACCGCAACGACAACGCGCCGCGGGTGCTgtggccggcggcgggggcgggg ggggcggcggcggcgccgttCGAGGTGGTGCCGCGGTCGGCCGAGGCCGGGTACCTGGTGGCGAAGGTGGTGGCGGTGGACGCGGACGCGGGGCGCAACGCGTGGCTGTCGTACGAGCTGGTGCAGGCGCCGGAGCCGGCGCTGTTCCGCGTGGGGCTGCACAGCGGCGAGGTGCGGACGGCGCGGGCCGTGTCGGCGAGGGACGCGGCGAAGCAGCGGCTGGTGGCCGTGGTGAAGGACCACGGGCAGCCGGCGCTGTCGGCCACGGCCACGCTGCACGTGGTGCTGGCCGAGAGCTTGCAGGAGGCGCTGCCGGAGCTGAGcgagcgggcggcgggcggcgagTCGCCGGCGGAGCTGCAGTTCTACGTGGTGCTGGCGCTGGCGCTCCTCTCCGCCCTGTTCCTGCTGAGCGTGGCGCTGGCCGTGCTGGCGCGGgtgcgccgggccgggccgcccgccgTCCTGCGCTGCCTGGGCGCGCAGCGCTTCTCCGTGGCCGGCGGCGCCTTGCCGGCCGACTTCTGCGAGGGCACCTTGCCCTACTCCTACAACCTGTGCGTGGCGCCGGGCCGCGCCGTCGCCGAGGCCGCttggctgccgccgccgccgccgctgcccagCCTGCCCGCGGAGGAGCTTCTGGGCGGGGAGCCCTGCGGGAAGCGGAGCCCGAGCAGCAGCGCCGGCGCGGGAGAGCCGCCCGCCGACGCCGACGCCCCGCAGGTCTGTAAGCCCGCGCAGTCCTTGCCTCTGAGCCTTTCCGAACCTCAGGCCGAGGGCGGTGGGCTGCCGGGTCTTCCTTGCTCTGCTTGGGCGGCCACTGCCGATCCCTGTTTCCATGAAGGAATGAAACAGTGCTGTGCCGTGACTTTGGTGGCAGCAGGCAGTGCGAAGCGGCACTTCCTGCGTCGTCAGCTGTCACACGAGTAG